CTTTTTAGGAACTCCTCTTCACTCTCATAATGAAAATACTTATTTTTATTATTGTCTATATACATTTGAGCTAGCTTTAATTTTTCCTCTTTACTTTTTCCCTCTAACTCTCTGTCATAATACTCTTTAAATTTTTTAAAGAACTCCTTATCAATAATTATCCCCTGAGAAGAGTACTCTCCTCTCTTTCTAAATTTAGGGTATCCTCTCTCTATTTTTCCATAGAGATAGATATCAGTAATATCCTCCTCATCTCCATTGAAAAATCCCTCTATCTTATCACTTACAAAGACAGCTGTATGCTTATGTGAGTGAGCTTGAAAATCCACCAATCCACTCTGATACATCTCCCTTATCTCTTCCCAAGTAAGATATTGGTCAGTAGTTCCATCTCCGCTCTCCACATATTTTTTCATAGCTTCATAGTTAGCTTTTCCATTGAGTAAAATCTCTGTACTCCCAACTCTCTTCTCTTTAATATATAGAGTGTTTAAAAATACTGTAGCTTTCATATTATATCTCTTTAGAAGTGGAAATACCTTTGAATAGTTATCATAATAACCATCATCTAAAGTTATCAATGCTGTATTTTTTCCTATTTCCCCATCTCCATACTCTTTCAAAGTAACAGTTTCTATCTCTTTCTCTTTTAAAATCTGAAGATGTTTTTCAAATAGCTCTGGAGTTACACTGGCTTTCTCATTTACTTGATGATATAAAAATATAGGTACTCCTTTATCTCTATAGTATATTAACAATAATATGATAATTATTCCTATCCACATAATTAGCTCCTTTTTTCTCTTTTAGAATATTATATCAAATCTCCAAAGAAAATACAAAAAAAGAAAAAAGATGAACCGACTGTTCATCTTTTTCCTTAAAAATATTTAGGGTTAGACTACAACATATGAATCTAAAAAGTGGGGTTTAAAAAAATTATTTGGAATATGGTGCCTAGAAATGGATTCGAACCATCGACCGTACGGGTATGAACCGTATGCTCTAGCCAACTGAGCTATCTAGGCATATGTTTAACATCATTACTCTAATATAATACACTACTCTACAAAAATTGTCAAGTTTTTTTTAAAAAAAATTTAAAAAAAGAACACGTTCAAAAACGTGTCCTTTTAAAAAACATTTTTCATTACTCTACTGGTTCGAATTCGTCTTTTCCAACACCGCAAAGTGGGCATAACCAATCTTCTGGTACATCTTCCCAAGCAGTTCCTGGTTGTACTCCGTTATCTACATCTCCAACTTCTGGGTCATATTCATATCCACATACTACACATACGTACTTTTTCATAATTATTTCCTCCTATGTCTAAATTATATTTATTCTTAATTTCTATTTGCTTGACCATAATCCATGAATATTACAATACTCCCTTGCCACAATATCTTTTCCTTTTGGTACTTCAAAGAAAACTTCTGGCTCTTGTCCTGGTTTTAAGTATTTTCTATACAATAAATCTTCATCTATTTCTAATTCTATAAACTCGATAAAATGAGCTTCTTGCATTGGATGCTTTGTTTCTTTTCCTACTTTCACTAAATAACCATTCTCTTTTTCTTCAATATATGGAACGTGCTTTTCTGTAGTTGCATCTTGAGTCTTAGGTGTCACTAATTCAAATCCACTTGGTAAAGTTTCACAACAACTCTCTTTGTTAGTTATTAATTGAACTAAAGCACTACATCCTAATTTTATAAATGCATTTTTTTTCATGTACATCCCTCCTAAATAAAATCTCTCTTATTTATTATTCGCACACTCTTTACAAATTCCTTTAAAATAATAGTGTTGCTCATTAATTTTAAAATCTTTTAAATCTCTTTCATTAAAAGCTCTGTTATCAACTTCAATATCAAATATTCTTCCACACTTTTCACATTTGAAGTGTCCGTGAACATCCATGATACTATCATATCTAGTCTCATTTTCCTCAATCACAATAACATTTACTATCTTTTTCTCAATAAATAGATTTAAAGTGTTGTAAACAGTTGTTTTCGATAGAGTAGGTATCTCTGTACACAATGCTTTGTATATCATATCTACTGTAGGATGATTTTTCTTTTCAACTAGATATTGAAATATCTTCATTCTCTGATAAGATGGCTTTATATCATGAGATTTTAGGTACTCTCCTATATTTTCAATTTGAAACTCCACCCCTACACCTCCTATCCGATTTCAACTCAATTTTGTAACTATTCTATATTTATATGGTACACTATTTTATATTCATTGTCAAGTATTTTCACTTAAATTATGACTTTTTTCATCAAGTATCTATGAACCCCTTTTCCGTACTCATTTTCCTGATATTCTACTATACTATATCCCAAATCCTTATACAGTTTTAAAGCGTACTCATTATTTGGATCCACTGTTAAAGCTATCTCTTTGTAATTAAGTTTTCTTAGATACTCCTCACTATCTAACATAATCTTTTTTGCATATCCACGATTTCTATACTTTTTTCTTGTTGATATCCCGTATAGAAACAAACTATCCTTTTGAAACTCCTGCATATACTCAACTATAGATATTATCTCTCCAGCTTCCTCTAATATAAAAACTTTACCATATCTTATTAAAGCTTTTAATATCCATAGGTCTACATTTCCATTTCCTTCAAAAGCTTCCTCTTCTATTTCAACTATCTTATTCAATGTATCTAAATCCACTTCTTTTAACTCTTTAAACTCCATTTTTCCTCCTAGTAGTTTACTTGAGATAGATATAAGCCATTTGGCTCTGCAACCTTCTTTAAATGCTTTTTATCAGGATTTTTTAGCATACTCTCCATATAATCCTCTGGTAAATTACCAAAATATATATTCAAAGCTGTTCCTATTATTATCCTTATCTGAGATTTTAAGAAGGAGCTTCCCATAATCTCTATCTGTATTCTAAACTCAGATATTTTTTTTACCTCTATACTATATATCTCTCTTACAGAAGTCTTACTTCCACAATCACTCATTCTAAAATTATTAAAATCATGTATCCCTACTAATACAGATAAAATTTTTTGAAATCTCTCCTCATCTATCTCCTTATTGACATATGTTTCATATCTACTTTTGAAAGGATCTCTCTCCCATGAAATAATATAGCTATAACCTCTGCTTTTAGCATCAAATCTAGAGTTAAAACTCTCCTCTACCTCTTCTATCTCTAAAAGCTCTATATCCAATGGTAACCCTCTTGTAAGAACATACTTTAATTTATCTAAAGGAATTGTTGAATTAGTATGAAAGTTTGAAACTTGAATTAAAGCATGAACCCCTCTATCTGTTCTTCCTGAAGATATCATATCTATCTTATCTTTTAATACTACATCTAAAAGCTTTTCAATCTCTCCTTGAACTGTTCTTTTCTCTGGCTGTCTTTGAAATCCATAAAACATACTTCCATCATATCTATACACTATCTTTATATTTCTCATCTTTTCCTCATTTGTACAAGTTAGAATAAAATAAAAAAAAGAGATTCTTTAGAATCTCTTACTAGCTACATGGTGCGAAGAGAGAGACTTGAACTCTCACGTCTGGGACACTAGATCCTAAGTCTAGCGCGTCTGCCAATTCCGCCATCCTCGCACGAATGGTGCGTCATACAGGATTTGAACCTGTGGCAACACGATTAAAAGTCGTGTGCTCTACCAGCTGAGCTAATGACGCATCTTATTAAGTTTTTAATGGGGTGACCGACGAGGCTCGAACTCGCGACAACCAGTGCCACAAACTGGCGCTCTACCAACTGAACTACGGTCACCATATCTATTTGTTTTGTCTGTATTAGTGGCGTGTCTGAAGAGATTCGAACTCCTGACCCACGCCTTAGAAGGGCGTTGCTCTATCCAGCTGAGCTACAGACACATTAATTGGAGCGGGAAACGAGGGTCGAACTCGCGACATTCAGCTTGGAAGGCTGACGCTCTACCAACTGAGCTATTCCCGCAGATTTAATGGTCGGAATAGCAAGATTCGAACTTGCGGCCCCCTGCTCCCAAGGCAGATGCGCTACCGGACTGCGCTATATTCCGACGCCTTTCTCTCAAGACAAGAATAATTATAGCACCTATATCAAAAACTGTCAACATTTTTTTTAAAATTTTTTTCACTTTTTTTAAACCACTTCACTAACCATTGATTTTATTAAATTTATAACAACATTTTTTTTAATTTTCTTTTTATTTTTTGTATTTTCTCTAAAAAAATAGATAAAAATTCTAAAAATTTTTTTAAAATCCTTTAGAATTTTTTTTAAATTTATTATATAATATACTTAGAGTATTTATATATTTAAATCAGGGGGGGTATTTTTATGAAAAATACAAAAAAAATATTAGGTGGTATATTATTAGGTTTAACTTTAACTGGATGTACTTCTTCTCCATTTATGGATGAAACTGGATCAGTTAATAAGAAAACAACTGGTACAGCTGGTGGAGCTGCTGCAGGAGCATTAATAGGACAACTTATCGGTAAAGATACTAAAGGAACTCTTATCGGAGCTGGAATTGGTGCTTTAGCTGGACTAGGTTGGGGAGCATATAGAGATCACCAAGAGCAAGAACTAAGAGAGAGATTAAAAAATACTGAAGTAGAAGTTACTACAGAAGGAGATAACTTAAATCTTTACCTTCCAGGAGGAGTTACTTTCGCTACTAACAGTGCTAATATAGCTTCTAACTTCTACAGTCCATTAAACTCTATAGCTTCTGTTCTAGTACAATATCCAGAAACTAGAATAGTTGTAAATGGATATACTGATAATACAGGAGCAGCTAGCTACAACTTAGATCTTTCTCAAAGAAGAGCTGACAGCGTTAGAAATTATCTAATCTCTCAAGGAGTAGCTTCTTCTAGAGTTACATCTGTTGGACATGGAATAAACAACCCAAGAGCAACTAACAGTACAGCAGAAGGAAGAGCTGAAAACAGAAGAGTAGAGATTCAAATTCTTCCTTTAAACTAATACATATGTAATTTTTTATTGACATTTTTATCTTTTTCCTCTATACTTGTATTTAATAAAATTTTAGGGGGAATAGATTATGAAATTAAGGCAAAGGCATATTAAAATACAAATTTAATATATTTTAATTATGGCTAGGTCTAATTTTGTAAAGATTAGGATATTTTTATCCTATGAGCATATCTATGTTTTTTAGCCAATAGTAAAACTATTGGCTTTTTTTTATAGAATTTACCAGCTATTTAGCTAGTTTTTTTGATTTAAGGGAAGGATTTTATGCAATTTTTTTCTGGGAGAGGTTCACATTAAATGATATTTTATAGAGATATTATTTTATTTGACAATTACAACTGATTGATGTATATTAAATAATAAACTTTTCATCAAGGGGGAATTTTTTATGTTAAATGTTAGAAAAGTCGGAATTATTGGAGCTGGGCATGTTGGTAGTCATTGTGCACTCTCATTAATACTTCAAGGAGTAGCAGATGATATTATTTTAGTAGATGTAGATGAACAAAAAGCTAAATCTCAAGCATTAGATTGTATGGATACTGTAAGTTTTCTGCCTCATAGAGCAAAAATTAAAGCTGGTTCTTACGAAGATATGAAAGATAGAGATGTAGTAGTTATTAGTATTGGTACTATTGACAATGTAGCTAAGGATAGGCTAGCTGAACTTGAACGTTCTTTAAAAATAGTAGAATCATTTGTACCTAAAGTTATGAAAGCTGGTTTTAATGGTTATTTTGTTGTTATTACTAATCCTGTTGATATAATAACTTACTTTGTACAGCAACTATCTGGTCTACCATACAATAAAGTTATTGGTACTGGAACAGGTCTTGACTCTGCTAGATTACGTAGAATTTTAAGTGAAGAGCTTGATATAGATGCTAAATCAATTCAAGCATATATGTTAGGAGAACATGGTAATTCCCAAGTTGCTGCTATCTCTTGTGCATATATCAACGGTAAAAAATTAACTGACTATATCGAAGAGAGAGCTCCTAAATTTGAAAAAATAGATTTTGAAGCCATTGAAGCCAAAACAGCTGCTGCTGGTTGGGATATATATGTGGGAAAACAAAGTACTGAATTTGGAATAGCTTGCACTTGTACTGATATTATCAGAGCTATTTTTCATGATGAAAAAAAAGTCATACCTTGTAGTGCTTTTTTACAAGGTGAATATGGAGCTAATGGACTATATGCTGGAGTTCCAGTGGTTATAGGAAAAGATGGGATTGAGGATATCATTGAATTATCCCTTAACTCTTCAGAAAGAAAAAAATTAAATAAAACTTTTGATATCATCACCCATCATATTAAATTAGGTAAATCTTTATTAGAAGCTTAAAAGTACTATATATTTTCTTTTTTAAAATTTTTTATAAACCTCTCACCATCTGCAAGACCTTGATGGTAAACAGCTAATAGCCTCTCTCTGCTCTTCTCAAATCTATCTATTTGTAGAGGAGCAGCTGGGGCTATAACCATAGCTTTACCCTCTTTTTCTAGTCTTCTTATCTCCTCTTGATTCTCTCTATACACCTCATGGTGTCTTTTCAATAAATCTACCATAGCCGGATATTCTTTCATCTTCCAAGCTA
This DNA window, taken from Candidatus Fusobacterium pullicola, encodes the following:
- a CDS encoding polysaccharide deacetylase family protein, translated to MWIGIIIILLLIYYRDKGVPIFLYHQVNEKASVTPELFEKHLQILKEKEIETVTLKEYGDGEIGKNTALITLDDGYYDNYSKVFPLLKRYNMKATVFLNTLYIKEKRVGSTEILLNGKANYEAMKKYVESGDGTTDQYLTWEEIREMYQSGLVDFQAHSHKHTAVFVSDKIEGFFNGDEEDITDIYLYGKIERGYPKFRKRGEYSSQGIIIDKEFFKKFKEYYDRELEGKSKEEKLKLAQMYIDNNKNKYFHYESEEEFLKRVREEYLLNQKMIEENLGVKVEYFCWPWGHRNKKVIEMLKKEGVKGFVTTKKGTNGRVPNFEMIRRIELRKFTPEKFKLNLFIARNYILGKIYGWVS
- a CDS encoding rubredoxin, whose translation is MKKYVCVVCGYEYDPEVGDVDNGVQPGTAWEDVPEDWLCPLCGVGKDEFEPVE
- a CDS encoding desulfoferrodoxin, whose product is MKKNAFIKLGCSALVQLITNKESCCETLPSGFELVTPKTQDATTEKHVPYIEEKENGYLVKVGKETKHPMQEAHFIEFIELEIDEDLLYRKYLKPGQEPEVFFEVPKGKDIVAREYCNIHGLWSSK
- a CDS encoding transcriptional repressor, producing the protein MEFQIENIGEYLKSHDIKPSYQRMKIFQYLVEKKNHPTVDMIYKALCTEIPTLSKTTVYNTLNLFIEKKIVNVIVIEENETRYDSIMDVHGHFKCEKCGRIFDIEVDNRAFNERDLKDFKINEQHYYFKGICKECANNK
- a CDS encoding GNAT family N-acetyltransferase codes for the protein MEFKELKEVDLDTLNKIVEIEEEAFEGNGNVDLWILKALIRYGKVFILEEAGEIISIVEYMQEFQKDSLFLYGISTRKKYRNRGYAKKIMLDSEEYLRKLNYKEIALTVDPNNEYALKLYKDLGYSIVEYQENEYGKGVHRYLMKKVII
- the truA gene encoding tRNA pseudouridine(38-40) synthase TruA, with amino-acid sequence MRNIKIVYRYDGSMFYGFQRQPEKRTVQGEIEKLLDVVLKDKIDMISSGRTDRGVHALIQVSNFHTNSTIPLDKLKYVLTRGLPLDIELLEIEEVEESFNSRFDAKSRGYSYIISWERDPFKSRYETYVNKEIDEERFQKILSVLVGIHDFNNFRMSDCGSKTSVREIYSIEVKKISEFRIQIEIMGSSFLKSQIRIIIGTALNIYFGNLPEDYMESMLKNPDKKHLKKVAEPNGLYLSQVNY
- a CDS encoding OmpA family protein, which encodes MKNTKKILGGILLGLTLTGCTSSPFMDETGSVNKKTTGTAGGAAAGALIGQLIGKDTKGTLIGAGIGALAGLGWGAYRDHQEQELRERLKNTEVEVTTEGDNLNLYLPGGVTFATNSANIASNFYSPLNSIASVLVQYPETRIVVNGYTDNTGAASYNLDLSQRRADSVRNYLISQGVASSRVTSVGHGINNPRATNSTAEGRAENRRVEIQILPLN
- a CDS encoding L-lactate dehydrogenase gives rise to the protein MLNVRKVGIIGAGHVGSHCALSLILQGVADDIILVDVDEQKAKSQALDCMDTVSFLPHRAKIKAGSYEDMKDRDVVVISIGTIDNVAKDRLAELERSLKIVESFVPKVMKAGFNGYFVVITNPVDIITYFVQQLSGLPYNKVIGTGTGLDSARLRRILSEELDIDAKSIQAYMLGEHGNSQVAAISCAYINGKKLTDYIEERAPKFEKIDFEAIEAKTAAAGWDIYVGKQSTEFGIACTCTDIIRAIFHDEKKVIPCSAFLQGEYGANGLYAGVPVVIGKDGIEDIIELSLNSSERKKLNKTFDIITHHIKLGKSLLEA